A region from the Metopolophium dirhodum isolate CAU chromosome 9, ASM1992520v1, whole genome shotgun sequence genome encodes:
- the LOC132952883 gene encoding uncharacterized protein LOC132952883 — protein sequence MEPLTSIHDSAINSKYDYLLDSSRVLTIPLVRCDDQVFNRLNKQENIDETDHIGLIKQEIIDETDHNNGDQFSLIGTICKTEKDVNSTDIEIKIEKDLIENDTFEGTIFKNKHSSELITRVEFGREF from the exons ATGGAACCATTAACGTCTATTCATGATTCAGCAATAAATTCCAA atatgattatttattagacAGTTCAAGAGTGTTGACAATTCCACTTGTTAGATGTGATGATCAAGTATTTAATAGACTTAATAAACAAGAAAATATTGATGAAACAGACCATATTGGACTTATTAAACAAGAAATTATTGATGAAACAGACCATAATAATGGTGATCAATTTTCACTCATTGG aaCTATATGTAAAACTGAAAAAGATGTAAACTCAACTGATAtcgaaataaaaattgaaaaagatTTGATTGAGAATGATACATTTGAAGGaacaatttttaagaataagCACTCTTCAGAACTCATTACTCGGGTTGAATTCGGACGAGAGTtctaa